In Luteitalea sp., a single window of DNA contains:
- a CDS encoding YjbQ family protein, giving the protein METLTPLARRSATARRRCTSTCRHARIHVTTRQQTEFIDLTDGLESLVVDAGLRFGILNVQTLHTTTAVIVNEHEPLLLTDFQRILEAVAPGDGRYRHDDTFARTVNMTGAERPNGHAHCRALLLPTSACLNVTGGRLLLGEWQRVFLVELDGPRERDLSVLLFGEAGQ; this is encoded by the coding sequence ATGGAAACTCTCACGCCCCTGGCACGCCGAAGCGCGACAGCGCGAAGGCGGTGCACTTCGACCTGCCGTCACGCCAGAATTCATGTCACCACCAGACAGCAGACCGAGTTCATCGATCTGACCGACGGACTCGAAAGCCTTGTTGTCGACGCGGGCCTCCGTTTCGGGATCCTCAACGTCCAGACGCTTCACACGACGACGGCCGTGATCGTCAACGAGCATGAGCCGCTGCTGCTGACCGACTTCCAGCGCATCCTCGAGGCCGTCGCGCCAGGCGATGGCCGATACCGGCACGATGACACGTTCGCACGCACCGTGAACATGACCGGCGCAGAGCGGCCCAACGGTCATGCCCACTGTCGTGCCCTTCTCCTGCCAACGTCGGCCTGCCTCAACGTGACGGGAGGCCGACTGTTGCTTGGAGAATGGCAGCGGGTGTTCCTCGTTGAGCTGGATGGCCCGCGCGAGCGGGATCTCTCGGTGCTCCTTTTCGGGGAGGCCGGACAATGA